The DNA region GCCTGCAGCGATGCATAGCAGCCGGCTGGGGCGAGAAGTTCGGTAGGCACGTCGTCAGTCATGGGGCGCAAAGATGCTTCAATTTTGCCAATGTGCCAAATAATGAGTGCGGCGGGACATCATTGGTCCGCATAGGCCGGGCCGCGACGCACGCTGGTTGGTGGGGAAATCCACGCGGTCAGCCGTGCTGGCGGCGCAGATTGGTCGGCGGGATGCCGAGGGCGTCGCGGTACTTGGCAATGGTGCGGCGCGCCACTTTGAGTCCCTCGGCTTCGAGCAGTTGGCTGATTTTGGCGTCGGAGAGCGGCTTGGCTGGATCTTCTGCGGCGACGAGTTCGGCGATGCGTTCTTTGACCGATGTATTGGCCACGCCTTCGCCCTGCGACGACTGGAAGCCTGCCGTGAAAAAGCGGCGCAGCTCGACGATGCCATGCGGAGTCACGGCGTATTTCCCGTTAATGGCGCGCGAGACGGTGGTTTCATGCACGCCGATGGCATCGGCCACCTGCTGCATGGTGAGCGGGCGGAGCTCTGAGAATCCGCCTTCAAAGTAGGGTTGTTGGTGGATCACCAGTTGTTCTGCGATCCGGCGCAGCGTTTCCTGACGCTGCTCGATGCACTGAATGATGAACTTGCCCGAGCGAATCTTCTCGCGGATGAACGTGCGCGCTTCCTGGTTGGTCGAGGCCTCCGCGATCAGATCTTTGTAATAGCGGCTGATGCGCAGGCGCGGCATCGATGCGTCGTTCAGCGTGATCTGAAACTCGCCCTTGGAGTCTGGTAGAATGGTGAGGTCGGGGTCGATGTAGCGCGCGGTCTGGTCGTTCATCGAGTCGGCCGGGCGCGGCGTGAGTGTGGCGATGAGTTCTACCGCCGTGTTGACGTCCGCCACCGTGACCCCGAGCGCTTTGGCAATTTCCGGGCGTTTGTTACGGGTCAGCGCATCGAAGTGATGCTCGACCATTTGTGCGGCTATCGAGCCGGTGTAGCCCCGGCGTTCGAGCTGAATGAGGAGGCAATCCGCCAAATCGCGCGCGCCTATTCCCGCCGGATCCAGCGTCAGCAGCGTGCTGTAGGCGGTCTCCACCGCATCGAGAGGCAACAGGTTGTCGAGCGCGATGTCTTCCAAGCTGATGGTGAGGTAGCCGCGTTCGTCGAGGGCGGCTACCAGCAGGTCAAATGCTTCGCGGCTCTCTGGATCGAGCGGAGTCATGGCCACCTGTTGTTGCAAGTGACTGGCGAGCGACTCGGGTGAGCTGATGGAGTCGTAGAGGTGGTCTACCAGGTCTTCGTGTTCGCGGTTGCGGCCGATGTGCTGGCCGCTGAGGATTTGTTCCTCGCGCAGGTCTTCGTCCCATTGTTCCAGCTCGCGCAAGTCGTCGTCGCGCTCGTCGGCTTGTTCTTCCGCCGCGTCGAGCGATGTGTCTGCGGTATCGTCCTCGAGGGTAGGGTTGGCCTCCAATTCCTGCTGCACGAGCTGGCGCAGTTCCAGCGCGGGAGCCTGCAGAATGTCCAGACTCTGGCGCATCTGCGGCGACAGCCTCTGCTGCAATCCCATCTCCTGATGCTGCGACACACCAAAGGCCGGACGAGACGAACCGGTCGGGTAGTTGTGTGTCGGTGGGAGGCTCACAGCGCGACTATTGAGCCTGTCTGATAGGCGTTCAAGCAAGAATTGTGCCAGATGGATGGGGGGCTGTGGAGCTTTGTTGCCGACCTTAAGTCACGTTGCCCCGCCTCAAGGTTTTGGGGAGAGTTGGGAGTGTTGCGCCATTTAATCATGACACTCGGTCAGGCATGGATTTGAGGCGTGGTCGGTGGAAGCGAGAGTTAGATCGCGAAGTTAACGGAAATATGAAGTGACCTCTCGTGTCGTGGGGGATGCTTGATTGGAAAGAATATTTTAGATTGAAAGGCTGCCCTTTTCCGCTGGTTCGACGTCATGGAAGACTACTCGCGCCGCGCATTCATCAGGACCAGCCTATCCGGATTTTTGGGAGTGACTCTGGCTCTGCCCACCATCACCGCGCTTGCGACGCGGGCTCAGGCATTTGAGGGGCGGGTTCCGCCAGGGGCTCCGATACATTGGGATGCCTTTCTTGAGGCCATCGCCAAGGAAGCTGCCAAGCAGCACCTCGACCGCTGGGACGAGAGGGCTTACGTTGCCGAGATGGCCAAGTTGGCCCGTCGCCTAGACCTCAAGGACGAGCGTCTGATCCTGGCTCTTGAAAAGGCCAAAAAGGGGATTGGCAACGGTCGCATTGATTTCGATCATCTTGAAAAGAACGAGGACTTCCAAGTCTCGTTCCTACAGTTCGAGAAAGGCGAAAAGATCGACTGCCATGATCACCCTGAAATGACCGGAGTGCTCCTGTGCGCCACCGGTGAGGTCGACGTCTGGAATTATGACCTGGTGGGTGAGGAACCCGAGCCCGGTCACGTCCTCTTGCGTGAGGTTCAGCATACTCGTCTGAAGAAGAGCCATGTCTCCACGCTGACCTCGAAGGAGAGCAATATCCATCGTCTTAAAGCGCGCGAGTTGACCCAACTCGTGGACATCTTCACTCCACCTTACAATGAGGATCGCTCCAAGCGCTCGCGCTGGTTCGCTGTCGATGACGAGCCCTATCAAGGACAGGGCAAAGACTTCCTAGCTCAGGTGAGATAAGCTTCGGAAAGATGCGGTGGCGGAACGAAGATGCCCGCATGTGCTGGATGCGTTCCCAGGAAGGCTGCTCATGCGAGGGCTGGTTTGACAAGAAGAGAGAGGAGGGAGATCTTGCTCGATGATGTCCGGTGTTTCGAAAGCGGTTGGTTGGGCGCTGGTTTTGTCCGTTGGGGCGGTTGCGGCAGCTGAGGAGCTGCATCTCGACTTTGTGTCGGATCAGGATGGGCCTCGTTGGTCGGCAGTCAATGACGGGGTGATGGGAGGGCTTTCGCAAGGAGGAGCCCGGATGAAGGCCGGGGTGATGCATTTTTCAGGAACTCTTTCGCTGGAGAATAACGGAGGGTTCGCTTCGGTGCGGACACAGAACTATCGAGCGGATCTCAGCGGGACCAAGGGGATCAGGCTGCGGGTGTTTGGGGATGGCCGAACCTACCAACTGCGCGTCAGCACCGATGCTCGATTCAGACAATCCCGCATTGCCTACAAGGCGGAGTTTACGCCGCAAAAAGGAGAGTGGACTGAGGTCGATGTCCCATTCGTCAATATGGTTCCGAGCTGGAGAGGCAGGTTGCTCGAGGGACCTGAGCTGGATCTTTCCAAGATCACTCAGATTGGAATCTTGCTGGGCGATAAGAAGGAAGGTCCCTTTTCTTTGAAGGTAGATTGGATGAAGAGCTTCTGAGGTCGCTTGTTGATGATGTGGGTGCCTGGGTATCGGCAGATTCCCTAGCTGGATTGCGGATAGTTGTCGGGGGTGAGGAAGATGGGGTGTGGGTGATCTTGGATTTTAAGGAGCAGGCAGCGGTCGAGTGGGGAGTCGTTGGAGAATGGGTGGAGGAGGTGCGATGGGAGTTGGGAGGTTTCCACGGGCCAGAGGTGTTTGGGGATGGTTTGGATGTGTCGGTTGGGGAAATGCGTGATGAGTTCACATTGGCGGAGCCAGTGGCCTCGGCGTGCGCCATGGCTCAAAAACTCGGCTTCGGCTGGGTGCCCGGATGTGATGTGATCGAAGACTGCGCCGAGGATGAGGTGTTGAGGGGCGATGGATTCGTTGCGGTATTTGGCGGGAAGGTGATCTCGGTACTTTTTGGTAAGGATGAGCTGATGGCTTCGCAGGCGGTGGAGCTTCTTGAAGAAGTTGTCCCTGGCATCGGGGCCGGGGAGGAGTAGTCCGTCGGGTGATTGGACGGCGAGGTAGAATTTGACCGCAAGTTCGAGGTGGATGAGCCGGCCTGACGCATGGTCTCGAAGAAGGAAGTCGATTTCGCCCTGGGTTTTATGGATGGAACTCTGGAGTTGCAGGTTGCGCTCCAAGAGCTCGTAACGGTGCGAGGATTGGATTAGGAGAGCGAGCGCATCTTCGTACAGATGCCCGAGTTTTTGATCCAAGTTGAGAGGGCTGCTGACCTCCGCGGGAGACAAGGGCTCACGATCGAACGAGCTGGCCTCGGGGAGGTGCTTGATGAGCAACGGTGAGTTGCAGAGTGCGTGGAGGATGAGCGTAGTGGGCATCTATCTGAAATGCTGGTGTGGATTCTCTATTGTGGGCGAGCAGGCCACACGCTGGCAAGTAGGGGTGGGAAGGTCGGAAGGGAGCGCAGCGCATTATGCCGGGTGGGGATGCGGTTCTCTCTTGTGGTGAGCGGGAGATTTATGACCAGCTCGAATGGCACTAACTTAAGGTGCCAGGTCGTGTCGGGAGCGGCCATCGGGGAGGGTGCTGCGCCTTGGCGGTATCGCACGCTCGGCCGGGGGGCGTATTTACCTAGGGTGGCGCTCGCCTGAGGCTCGCTGACCCTAGGCTGTTATGAGACGCGCTTTCAGCGCGGAATTGACGACGCCGAGGCTTAAGTTAGTGCCATTCATGACCAGCTCTATTTTGAAAATCGACCGAGCTGGTGCACCTTCATCCTCCGGTCTTCCCCCGGAGTAATAGACTATGTTTGAGACACTAACACTCGCCGCCATCGAATGGCAATTTGTCCTCGGCTCTACCTGGTTGGAGATCATTGCCACTGTCTCGGCGATTCTCGGGGTCATTCTGATCGCGCGTCAGAACATACTCGGATGGCCGCTGGGGATTGTCTGGGCGGCGATCTCCGCTTGGCTCTGCTTCACCCAATGGCAATTGGTTTCCGACGGCATTCTCTATCTCATCTACATCCCCATTCAGATTTACTGTTGGGTTCAATGGAAAATGGGTGACTCGGAATCCGGCGCTCCGCTGCATCCCACGTGGATGCCTGCGAAGAAACAAGGGATACTCGTCGCTTGTGCGCTCGGCAGCATCGTTCTGTGGGCATTTGGTATCTCAGCCATGGCGCGGAATGTGAGTTGGATTCCCGAGCCCGCGCTGCTGTGGCGTGACTCCACGACCACCGTGCTCAACTTTTTTGCCCAATTCCTCCAAGCCAGAAAGCGGATGGAAAACTGGGTGCTCTGGCTCGTTGTGAATTGCCTCGGTATTCACATCTACTGGGTCAAGGATGCGCCGATCTACTCCGTTCAATATGGCTTTTTCCTGATCCTGGGGATTTACGGATGGGTTGAATGGCACCGTTCGCGTAAGCAGTTACAGGAAGGGAAATAGGAGGGATGGTATTTCCACGCATAGTCATCACCGGGCCCGAATCCTCAGGGAAGACGACACTGTGTCGCTACTTGGCCGACACACTGCAGATTCCGATGGCTCTGGAGTATGCGCGCATCTATTTGGAGGCGTATGGGCCGGACTATGATCTGGAAATACTCCAGACCATCGCGCGCGAGCACTTGGAGTACCAACAGCAACAGGTTCCTGAGTCCGCCCGGCTTGGCCTCTTTGATACGGATCTGATCAATTTCAAGATCTGGGCCGATGAGGTCTTCGGGTGCTGTCCGGATGAGATTACACAAGGAATCCGAAATGAAGCCCATCACCGATATCTACTCTGCGCTCCGGATTTGCCATGGGAGCCGGACCCTTTGCGCGAGAACCCGGATAACCGTGACTACCTCTTTCAGCGGCATCTGGGCGAAATCCAGAGACTTGGGCGCCCCTATGAGATTGTGCGTGGTTCAGGCGATGCCCGCCTCAGATCCGCCGACGAAGCGATCAGGAAGTTGCTCCGGTGAAATATGGGCGCAGTGCGGGGTAAGCGTATTTTTTGAACAGGTGGCCGGCAATATCCTCCGTGGTCGATTCCCCAGTCCCTCCCCGATGAGTGCGGGGCACGTCATCGGGGGCGAGAGGAGGATCCTAGTGTGAGAGCATGGATGCTGGGATTTGGGTTTTCACGCCATTGGGTGGGGTGATCGAGACTTCGAGTTGTTGTCCGCCGGTGATTTCCAAGTACGAGACTTCGAATGGGTAGATTCCTTTTTCCAGGAGTGCATTGGCGGACTTGGTGGTGAAGCCATGTGGGCCATCGTGGTTGACGACCGTGATTTCTCCAAGTTTCAGTATCGAGCCGTCATCGCTACCCAAGGAGAAGGTGTACAAGCCGGACTCTGGGATCTCGATATACCCTGTGAAGCGGCAGGCGAAGTGGTCGTCGCGTTTTCTGATGTCCAGGCTAGGTGCCGGGATCACAGAGGATGTGACATTTTCGAGGGTGCTGAAGTCTGGGATTCTTTGCCAGTTCCCCTCAACGTATTCACTGATGAGTCCAGGCCTGCGGTCCTCTGCTGGTGTGGGAACGAACTGTGCGCAGTTGATCACGGTTTCCTCGCTGATACGATCGCCCTTAACGAGTACGGCACGAATGGTGGTTTGTTCGCTGACCTCGATTGGTTGTGTGTAGGGAGTGGACTGTAGGGTTGGTTTCGAGCCATCGGTTGTCATCAGGACACGGAATCCGGCCGGCGGGTCTTGGAAAGTGACCGTGGTGCTGCCGGAGAAGATATGGGTGGATGCATTTGGCTGGGGCACCGGCATGCGGTAGTGGATGTCGCGCGCATCGAGTGCGGCGTAGTGGTTATTGAGTCGGTGTTGGAAAGCGCTCAGATTTTTGTGCTCTGATTCGGTCCAGAGGGTTTCAGCCATAGCGAGCATACGTGGCATGATCATGTATTCTACGCGGTCGGTGGTTTCCATCCACTCGGTCCAGACATTGCCTTGGGCGCCGAGAAATTGCTTTTCAAAGCGGGTACCGCGGAATTGTGCGGGTACTGGATCCCATTGGTAGACGCTCTCTGTGGAGTTCGCTGCGTAAGCGAAATCGAAGTAGCATGGGTTCATCGGGGTCATGATGACCTCGTGCCCTTTCGTTACGGTTTCAGGGATGGCGTTCAGGCCGATCCAGAACATGACAGTGGCGTTGGGTGCCAGTCCGCCATGGGTGATTTCATCCCATCCGATGAGGCGTTTTTGATGGGCGTTGAGAAACTTCTCCATGCGTTTGATGAAGTAGCTTTGGAGGTCATTGGTATTCTTGAGCTCAAGCTCACGCATTTTCGTTTGGCAGTGCGGGCATTGATTCCAGAACGCTTTGACCACTTCGTCGCCACCGATGTGAATGTACTCGTCTGGGAAGAGCTCCATGACCTCCTTGAGGACGTCTTCGAGGAAGGTGAAGGTGAATTCTTTCCCAGCGCAGTAGGAGTTTTGTTTGGATGGTGTCCAGTTTTCGCCATCTGATACGAGGTCCCCCCCGCAAGCCAGCTCTGGGTAGGCGGAGATTGCCGGCAGGCTGTGTCCTGGCATTTCGATCTCAGGGATGACGCGAACGTTGCGTTGTTTCGCGTAGGCGACAATTTCACGCACATCGTCCTGGGTGTAATAGCCGCCGTAGACTTCGGTGCTGTCCCGTTCTTCCATCGATTTAGGGAACGCCAACTCAGTGACCCGCCAGCCTTGGCCCGATCCCTTGCGGAACCCACCAAGCTCTGTCAGCTTGGGGTACTTTTTGATTTCGAGTCTCCAGCCTCCGTCGTCGATGAGGTGCCAGTGAAAGACATTCATCTTATAGGCTGCCAGCAGGTCGATGTATTTCTTTACAAAGTCCTTGCCGAAGAAGTGGCGGGATTCGTCCAGATGCATCCCGCGCCACTTGAAGCGTGGTTGGTCGGTGATGTTCAAGGTTTGGATCGATGCATCCGTGCCCTCGATGGAGTCTGGGAGGACTTGTAGCACAGTCTGAAAGCCGTAGAAGAAGCCTGCTGGAGTTGCCGCTGTGATAGTGATGGGCTGGTCCGCTTTGATTTCAAGCGTGTAGCCTTCATCACCGAGTTTGTGGCCATCGGCGGCCTGCCGAAAGGTGATGAGGGTGGGGTGATCACCTTGGCTAGCAGTGGGGTATTTTGAATTGAGTGTCTGCTGGCAGAACTCGACGAGCGTGGCGAGTTCGGGGATTTCCGAGGTGATCTTCAGGGAGTCACCGAGCTGGAGTCTGTTCTCTGATAAGTTGATCTCGTTGGGCTGAGGGATCAGCGAGAGGGTGTCTGCAGAGAGGGGGAGTTGAAAGCCGAGAAGTGCTGAGAGGATGAGTAATTGCTTCATGGGATAGCTTGGGGTGGCGGGAGTACGCAGAGCGGGGGGGGATCCTTCGTATTTTTTCGATTAGATGGCTAATTGAGGGCGGCTGATAGAGGATGCGTTGCGGGTTTGGGGGGATCCCCATCCCGGATCAGTGGGAAGGACTGGGTATCAGCGGGGGGCATCAGGTGCGTCAGCGTGTCGGTGGCGGGCGTAGATGGAGGTATGACTGTGACCGGTAAGATCGGAATAAGGGGGGCGCGGGAGTGCCGGCCGATCAGTGCTGCGGTTGGGCCAGGGCTTGCGAGTTTCTGAATGTAACGAATGTGCTCTTTATGAAGTGGTTACGGCGATTTTTGGTGGTTGGTGGGTCCCCGGTTGTGGGGCTTGGATTTCGGTGTGATGAGGTTGGCGCCGCGAGGCAGTGAACGAAGAAAAGTATGGTGAAGGACATATCAGGTAAAAATGCGGTGCTCGCGATTCAGCATGTGTTCGCGATGTTTGGAGCGACCGTGCTCGTCCCAGCGCTGACCGGGCTTAACCCGGGGATCGCGCTGATTTCCGCCGGGATCGGAACGCTCATATTCCACGCGGTGACTGGTGGGATGGTGCCGGTCTTTCTCGGGTCGAGCTTCGCTTTCATTGGAGCGATCATCTCCATAGCCGGTGAAGGGGGAGAGAACCTGCCCTATGCGATCGGTGCCGTGTTCTTCACCGGGATTATTTACCTTCTCCTGTCGCAGATGGTTCGGTTCGCTGGAATCGATTTGATCAGGAGGCTATTTCCAGCGGTCGTGACTGGGCCGGTGATCATGGTGATCGGGCTTTCTCTCGCGCCGATTGCGGTTGGTATGGCATCCACCCACTGGCCGGTCGCGCTGATCAGCATGGCGACGATTATTGCGATGACCACGCTTGTGAAAGGGTTCTTCAAGCTCGTTCCGATTCTGGTGGGAATCCTCGTGGGGTACCTGGCAGCGATGGCGTTCGGCATTGTCGATTTCACCGCACTGACCAGCAATGAGCGGATCTTTATGAATGTTTCGGATATCGTGCTGCCCAAGTTCCAGCTTGAGGCGATCCTCACGATGGCTCCGATCGCGATTGTTTCGTTTATGGAGCACATCGGCGACATCACTACGAATGGCGCTGTCGTGGGTAAGGATTTCATGAAGAAGCCCGGCCTTCACCGAACCCTTATGGGCGATGGTCTTGCGACGATGTTTGCCGGGCTTGTCGGTGGGCCTGCCAACACCACCTATTCTGAAAACACGGGCGTGCTCGCGGTGACGAAAAACTACAACCCTGCGATCATTCGATTGGCTGCCGTCTTTGCCATCGTGCTCGGAATTTTCAGCCCGATTGCAGCATTCCTCAAAACGCTGCCGGTGGCCGTGATGGGCGGGGTGAGTTTCATTCTCTTCGGGATGATCGCATCGATCGGGATGCGTACCATCGCTCACTCCAGGCTCGACTTTAACAACAGTAGGAACCTAATCATCGTGACGCTGATTCTTGTCACGGGGCTCGCTGGGGTTGAGGTCAATGTGCAGGGTGTCGCACTCAAGGGGATCGGTCTTGCGGCTTTTGTGGGGATGATCAGCAACCTCGTGCTCCACATTATTCTTCCGGACAATCCGGATAACGACTAACAGGGAATACAACCATGAAACAGTTTCCGACGCTCACCGTTACCAATCATCCGTTGATTCAGCACAAGCTGACTTACATCCGGGACAAGTCGACATCGAAGCGCGAGTTCAAAGCCTTGATCGACGAAGTGGGTGCCCTTTTGACCTACGAGATCACCCGTGATCTTCCGCTCACAGCGGTTGAGGTGGAGACGCCGCTGCAGAAAACCGAGTGCCATAAGATCGATGATCGGAATCTGGTGATTGTTCCGCTCCTGCGTGCGGGGCTTGGGTTTGTCGACTCCATCCAGGATCTCATCCCGAACTGCATCGTCAGTCATGTGGGGATGTACCGGGATCACGTAACCAAGGAGCCGGTCACCTATTACACGAATGAGATGCACAACCCGGGGGAGAAGAGTTTCATCATGGTGGACCCAATGCTTGCCACTGGTGGATCCGCGGTGGCTGCAGTGGACTTCCTGAAAGCGAGTGGTGCGCGGGATATCCGTTTTATGTGTCTCGTGGCAGCTCCCGAAGGCGTCGAGCTCTTTGCCAAGGCCCATCCGGATGTCCCGATTTTTGCTGCGGCGCTGGACGAGAAGCTCAATGAGGATGCCTATATTCTTCCGGGCCTGGGCGATGCCGGTGATCGTCTGTTTGGGACGAATTAGGGGGCGGGGCGAGGTTGTTTTTTTAGACAGGATTTACAAGATGGACATGATGTGAATTGCGGGCGTCTGCGGATAGGTCTGTTTTGGAACCACAGAGGACTCAGAGAGCACAGAGTCGTTGAGAGACTGCCCCTATGGAGCTGTCTGGTTTTAGGTTGGGAAAGTGGTCGCTGCGCTCCTTGGGGTTTGGGGGGCGGATGGGAAACCTGCAGTCCGAGGGGGGCTCTTGGACAGAATTCACATGATGCTTTGAATCTGCGGAATCGGCGTAATCTGCGGATCCCCAAAAGCCCCCACCTGCGATGACCTGTTGTCGCGATGCGGGGCACCTCGCTTGCGTTCCATCCCATTCATCCTGCCCATCTGTGGAAAAACACAAAGCCTCGACCATCGGCTCCGGATGTTCTGTCGGATCCGTGGATGGTTAAAGAGATGAGGCGGCGAGCCTTAGCACTACCCGTTGGCGTCGAGCCAGGCGAGGGCGTCGTCGCGGGTGGTGAGTTGGCCGTCGAGTTGGAGGGTTTGGATTTCGTTGAGGATTTTGCCGAGGTTGGGGCCGGGCTTGTGGCCGCGCTCGATCAGATCGCGGCCGGTGACGAGAGGTGGGGGGACGACTGGTTCGTTGGCGAACTCATCGCGCTTGGCGAGGACGAACTCGTAGTTCTCGGTGATGCCATTGGACGACGCGCAGTCGACCCGGTGGAGTTCGATTTCGTCGGTGAATGTGGGAGCGTCCATGAAGCGGCGCAGCGTCGATCGCTTCATCTTGGTCACGTTCATGAAGGTCATGTGGCGTGCGACCATCGGGCGCACGGCGTCGATCAGATGGTTCGGAGCTTTGAGTCGGCGCAGGATTTCCTCTGCCATTTCCGCGCCCACGCGGTCGTGGCCGTTGAAGCGGATGCGACCGGTCTCGTCGACGGTGCGGGTGGCGGGCTTTGCGATGTCGTGCAACAGGACGGCCCAGACCAGCGCTTCCGAGGCGTCTGCCGGGATCATGTCGAGCATGATGCGTGTGTGTTGGTAGACGTCGCCCTCGGGGTGGAACTCGGGTGGTTGGTCGCAGCCCTGGAGTTGGATGATTTCGGGCAGGATGTGCTGCATGAGTCCGGATTCCACCAGCAGGTCGAAGCCGCGGACGCGGTTGGGGTGGGTGAGGATGGTGCGGACTTCCGCGAAGATGCGCTCCACGCTGATTTGCGTGATCTGCGGGGCATGGGCTTGCAGCGCGACCCACGTGGACTCTTCGATTTTCAAGTCGAAGCGGGCGGCGAAGCGGACGGCGCGCAGCATGCGGAGGTAATCCTCGGCGAAGCGTGTTTCGGCATCGCCGATGGCGCGCAGCGTGCGGGCATCCAGATCCTGTTGGCCGCCGATGAAGTCGATCACTTCGCCGGTGGCTGGGTTTTCAAACAATCCATTGATGGTGAAGTCGCGGCGGTGGGCGTCCTTTTCCGGAGTGGAATAACAGACGCTATCCGGGCGGCGGCCGTCGCCGTAGGAGCCGTCTTCGCGGAACGTGGCGACTTCGAAATCGAAGCCGTGGTAGTGGACGAGTGCTACGCCGAAGTGGGCACCGACCATGCGCACTTTGGAGAAGGCCGCGGCGACCTGCTGCGGCGTGGCATTGGTGGCGATGTCGTAATCCTTCACGTGGTTGCCCATCAGTCGGTCGCGCACGCAGCCACCGGCGAAGAACGCGGTGAACCCGGCATCGGTGAGGGTGGCAACGACTGAGCAGGCGGCTTGGCGGAGAGGATCGGTCATGACGCGGAAATTGGATGGCAGCTCGCGTGATTTCGCGGTTGCACAATGGTGAGAAACTTCGTTGATGTTGGTATGCTTGGCAATCCTGTGGATGTAGTTCTTAACCTGGCGGCGTTTATGATCGGCGCCTGTGTGGGGTCGTTTCTTAATGTGTGCATCTACCGGTGGCCGCTGGATCTGAAAGTGGACGAACCCAAGCGCTCGTTCTGCCCGAAGTGCAAGAGCCCGATCCCGATGTGGCGTAACGTGCCGATTTTGAGTTGGTTGATGTTGCGGGGCAAGTGTGGCGACTGCAAGGCGCCGATCCCGGTGCGGTATGTGTTGGTGGAGTTGTTCACCGCGCTGGGCTTTCTGGCGATCTGGCTTCACTGGCCGCCTGCGGTGGCGGTGGCGCTGATCTTTTTCTTTGTGTGCTGCATGGTCACCCTGTGGGTGGACATGGAGCATTACATCATCCCGGATCAGGTTTCGATCAACGCGGTGCCGCTCGGGCTGCTGGCCGGTGCTCTGGCCCCTGGATTGTTTGACGAGCAAATCTGGTACCGCGGGTTGATGTGGAGTGCGCTGGGAGCATTGACCGGCTATGTCGTGCTTTATGGCGTGGTGGAGCTGGGCAAGAAGCTCTTCGGACGCAAGCGGCTCAAGCTGGACGGGGTGGAAAAGTGGTCGGCCCGCGATGGCGAGCAGGGGCCGGTTTTCTCATTGGGCGACGAGAAGTACGAGTGGGAGGAGTTGTTTTCGCGTCCGACCGACCGGCTGGTGGTGACTTCTCCGGCGGTACGTTTTGACGTGGCGGATGGTTCCTCGGTGAGCCACCAGGAGGTCGACGTGCATTTGGGTTGGGACTCGGTGCGTGTCGTGCGTGGTGGCAAGAACGGTGAAACGGTGGACGAATGGCCGCTCGACCAGGTGAAGACGATCCGCGGCGAGGCGGCTGATGTGGTGATCCCGCGCGAGGCGATGGGCTTTGGCGATGTGAAGTGGTTGGCGATGGCCGGATGCTTCATCGGTTGGCAGGGTGTCTTCTTCACCGTGGGGGCGGCGTCCTTGATTGGCACCTTGCTTTCCGTGGTGCTGACGGTGGTTGGTTTGCGTGCGTGGACGACACGTATTCCTTTTGGGCCTTATTTAGTGATCGGGGCTTGGTTGTGGTTACTCTTTGGTTCTGAGTGGGTTGAGGGGTATTTGAAGTGGTCTGGGTTCGGTGGGTTTTGAGAAAAAATGAAATTTTAGACTCAAAAGGTCTTGCATTCATTTTCTGAGGGTGTATCCTTCGCCAGCTCCGCTTCGGCGGACATGAGAAAGCTCGGTTCGATGCTTTTCAAAGGTTTCTGGGGGTTTCCTTTGAGAATGTTCAACCGGGCTTTCTTTTTTTATTTTCAGGGAGGACGGGGTGCCGAAAGGTGGCTCCGGGAATCTGCGAAAAATAGAGAATTTCTCGTTGCATACTCCGCGTGGGTGGTGCATAGATTCCCACCCGATCGCCACGGCGGCCGGACAAGCAAATTTTCCCAAATGCGCGATTAGCTCAGTGGTAGAGCAATGCCTTGACATGGCAGAGGTCACTGGTTCAAATCCAGTATTGCGCACCATTTTACAACCAGCGACTGCACCGGCGGTCGCTGGTTTTTTTGTGGCAGGTGGGACTTGGGTCCGTGCCACTAGCCCCGGGCGACAAAAAGAGGCAGGCGCGGAAGAATCCACACCTGCCTCCAGGCTTTTGG from Sulfuriroseicoccus oceanibius includes:
- a CDS encoding prepilin peptidase, whose product is MLGNPVDVVLNLAAFMIGACVGSFLNVCIYRWPLDLKVDEPKRSFCPKCKSPIPMWRNVPILSWLMLRGKCGDCKAPIPVRYVLVELFTALGFLAIWLHWPPAVAVALIFFFVCCMVTLWVDMEHYIIPDQVSINAVPLGLLAGALAPGLFDEQIWYRGLMWSALGALTGYVVLYGVVELGKKLFGRKRLKLDGVEKWSARDGEQGPVFSLGDEKYEWEELFSRPTDRLVVTSPAVRFDVADGSSVSHQEVDVHLGWDSVRVVRGGKNGETVDEWPLDQVKTIRGEAADVVIPREAMGFGDVKWLAMAGCFIGWQGVFFTVGAASLIGTLLSVVLTVVGLRAWTTRIPFGPYLVIGAWLWLLFGSEWVEGYLKWSGFGGF